A window of Desulfobulbus oralis genomic DNA:
GTATGCGCCGGGGCCATGAAGGCAGCCACCGCCTGCACCGACTCGCCCTGCCGGTACGGGTTCTCCGCCAGCAGGGCGAAATCGCCCGTGTCCGGCTCGACCCCCACCGGCATTCTGCCGGGCAGAGCAAAGAGTTCGCTGCCTTCAGGCAGGGCGATCAGCTCTTCCGGCTCCGGCGCGTAGAACTCGCCGCCGGCACTCCCGGCCATGGACATGCCGCTGTAGTCGAGAATCGCCCCCTTCCCGTCGGCAAAAACCAGATGGGGGCGCATCCGCGGATGCCGGGCTGGCATGCGTGCCCCTATTGCAGCCGGATGCGGGAGAGAATGGAATCCACCGCATTGTAGATGGCCAGATCGTCGCCGAACACATCCTGAATGTTGTCGTGATCGATCAGGTCTTCGGTGATGTACTGGGTCAGGTAGAGACTCACCAGATTCGGGTCGGGCACCAGATTGCGGATGGGCGAAATCTTGTACTGCATGTCGAACTCGTCCAGCTCGGAGAGGCGCTCCAGTTGCCGCTCCATGACCTCCTTGACGGCCTGGACCGAATTGGTTTCGATAATGTGCTGGTCCATCAGCCGCTGCACCAGCAGGATGGCCAGCTCGGGCGCCATCTCGCGGGAACGCTTCAAAAGGTAGCGCCGCTCGCGCTCGCGCTTGCGATCAATGGCATCAATGGTCTTGTTGGTGGAACTGCCGGGATTCATATGACGCGCCATGGACAATATCCTCATGTTTTATTTGGAGAAACAGCCTCCAACTATATCGTTTTTCCCCCAATACGCAATTTAAACCCTGTGTTCCGCTCAAGCTTTTCTCCATGCCCACCCCTGAAAAAAGATTCACTTTCCTGCTTCTCGCAGTAGAATTTTCTGGAATGATGGTTATTATGAGCACGGCTTCTTTCGCTGCCTGCCGATGGCGAAGAGAGCCCGAATTTCTTATTTTTATCCCCAGGAGGAACCAATGAGAGGGAGAAAAGCACTTGTTATTGTCGCCGCCATGCTGATGGTGTGCAGCCTGGGTCTGACCGGCTGCAGCAAGAAAAAAGCCAAAACCGCTCCGGAACAGCCGAGCGACCTGCCGGAATCCGGCATGATGTCCGAACCGCTTGACAGCACAGGCGACTCCGGCATCATGGAAGGTCGGACTTCCGGCCCCATGGTGCCGGTCTACTTTGCCTTCGACAGCTCCAGCATCGAAGGCGAACAGACGGCCCGCATGGAGACCAACGCCGATTTTCTGAAGAAGAATCCCAATGTCAGCATCCGGGTCGAAGGCAACTGTGACCCGCGCGGTACCAAGGAGTACAATCTGGCTCTGGGCGAGCGTCGCGCCCAAAGCGGCAAGAACTATCTGTCCAGCCTGGGAGTTGATGCCTCCCGGATCACCACCATCAGCTTTGGCGAAGAGAAGCTCCTGCTCTTCGGTCATGACGAAGTGTCCTGGGCCCAGAACCGTCGCGACGATTTCGTTATTACCGACCGCTGAACAGAGCCGTCTTTTGCACAAAAAACCGGATTGGGGCCAGACCCTGTCCGGTTTTTTTTCTTCCCTGCCTTGCCGAGGACCAGGTCAGTCGGTATAGTGGCAGCTTTCATAAACATAAACCAGAAAACTTTTTCAGGAGTTCCCCCATGAAAGGTCTCAAGTGTATCGTGGCCGGTCTGTGCATGGCCGTTCTTTGCTGTTTTTCCGGCCTGAGCGGCCAGGCCGGCGCAGCCGAACTCAAGGTCGGCGTGGTCAACATGCAAAAGGTCTTCAGCAGTTCGAATGCCGGCAGGCGTGCCCAGAACATCATCGAGCAGAAGGCGAAATCCTATGAAGCCAGCTTCAAAAAGGACAAGGACGCCCTCCGCGCCATGCGCGACGAAATCGACAAGAAGAACTCGGCCTGGAGCAACGAGGTGAAGCGGGAAAAAATCACCGCGTTCCAGAAAAAGAGTGCGGAACTGGCCAGCAAGGAGCGGGAAGCCAACATGGAAATCCGCAAGCTGCAGGAGCGCCACGTGCAGCCAGTGCTGAAAAAACTGGAGGAAGTGATTCAGAAAGAGGCCAAGAGTGGCAATTACGACCTGATCCTGCCCAACAACGCCATTCTCTTTGCCGCCAGCCAGCTCGACATCACCGACGATGTGACCAGGGCGCTCGACGCCGCCATGAAGTAGAGCCAAAGCGCTTTCATGTCGGATTTGCGTACCCTTGTGCCCCGATTCACCGGCCTCCATGTGCTGGTGATCGGGGACATCATTCTCGACCACTTCGTCCGGGGCAAGGCCTCCCGCATCTCCCCGGAAGCGCCTGTCCCGGTGGTCAGCGTGCAGCGGGAAGAATACCTGCTGGGCGGCAGTGCCAATGTGCTCAGCAATATTGTGGCGCTGGGCGGCCGGGCCGAAATCTGCGGCATGATCGGCCAGGATCCGATGGGCGACAAGGTGCTGGGGCTCCTGTCCATGGTTGGCGACGTGGGCAAAGGCATTGTCCGCACCGGACGTCCCACCACCCTGAAAACCCGGGTGCTTGCCCAGGGACAGCAGGTCGTGCGCATTGACCGGGAAGAAACCGGCCCCCTGCCGGCTGGGGCCTTGGAGCGCCTCATGGACTGGCTGGGCTGCAACCTCTCCCGCTTCGATGCGGTCCTGGTCAGCGACTACGCCAAGGGCATGGTGAGCGAAAGCACCATGCAGACGCTGCGCCACGCCCTGGACGATGCCCGCCGCACCAGCGGCCGCCCTATTCCCTGGGTGGTCGACCCCAAGCCGGTCAACATGCCCCACTTTGCCGGTGCGAGCATCATCACGCCCAACCACCACGAAGCGGCCCGGATGTCCGGGCTCCCCATCCGCGGCGAAGAAAATCTGCTGGCTGCGGCCCGCGCCATTCAGGACGAACTGGCGCTGCAGGCCGTGCTCATCACCCGGGGCAGCGGCGGCATGGCGCTTCTGGAAAACGACAGGCCCATGCAGCTCATTCCGACAGTCGCCAAGGAGGTTTTTGACGTCACCGGTGCGGGCGACACCGTGGCCGCCACCCTGGCCCTGGGCCTGGCCGCAGGCGGCAGCATGAGCGAAGCGGCCCGGCTGGCCAATCATGCGGCCGGCATCGTGGTGGGCAAGATCGGGACAGCCGCCGTGAGCGTCCCGGAACTCCTGGCAGCCCTGCCCCCTGCCTGAACACGCCTCAAACGAGAACCTATGTCTGCCCGTAGTATGACAGGATTTGGCCATGGCGAAGCCGGTGGCCCGGAGCGGCTCTGGACTGCGGAAATCCGCACGGTCAACCACCGCTTCCTGGATCAGAAAATTTCCCTGCCCCGCGGCTTTGCCCATTTTGAAGAGCCGGTGCGCAAGCTGGTCGCAGCCCGCCTGAGCCGGGGGCATGTGGAGGTGCAGCTCAGTGCGGACGGCGAGAAGGCGGCCAGGGTCCAGCTCACGCTGAATCTGGAACTGGCCCGGCAGTACCACGGGTGTCTGCAGCGGCTGGTGCAGGACTTTGCCCTGGAAGGCGGGATTCGGCTCGCCGATCTGCTGACGCTGCGCGACCTCGTGAGCATCGAGGAAAAATCGCCAGACATGGAGCAGGAATGGCAACTGGCCAGCGCAGCCCTTGACCAGGCCCTGGGCGCCTGCACCCGAATGCGGGAGCAGGAAGGCCGGAGCCTGAAGACGGAACTGTCCGGCCGGCTGCAACTGCTCTCCAGCATGGTGGACAGCGTGGCAGCCCAGTCTCCCGAGCTGTTGCGCCAGCGCCAGAACGAACTGGGCGAGCGCGTACGCAAGCTGCTCGCAGGCGTGGATCTCGATCCCATGCGGCTGGCGCAGGAATGCGCCATCATGGCGGACAAGAGCGACATCACCGAGGAAATCGCCCGGCTCCGCAGCCACATCGGCCAGTTCGGCAACTTTCTGGAGCAGGACGAGGCGGTTGGCCGGCGGCTGGATTTCCTGCTGCAGGAGTTTCTGCGGGAAGTCAACACGCTCTGCTCCAAGTGCACGAACGCGGGCATTGCCCAGTTGGGCGTGGCCATGAAAAACGAGATCGAAAAGCTCCGCGAGCAGGTGCAGAACATCGAATAGAGTGCGCCCGGCCGATCGCCCGGGTTTCGTTCGACAGGCCAAGGCCTCCCGGCCTTCCCCGCTCATACGGGGCGAGAGGCAGCGCAGATCAGCTCAACCCAGCAAAACAACGATTCTCAGGCATGGACAATGGACTTTTACATGTAGGCTTTGGCAATGCGGTCATGATCCGCCGCATTCTGGCGGTCGTCAATCCCGGCTCCGCCCCGGTACGCAAACTCAAGGAAGAGGCGCGAATGGAGAAAAAAATCATCGATGTGACCGAAGGCCGCCGCACCCGCTCCATTCTCATTCTGGACTCCGGCCACCTGATGCTCTCCTCGGTGCAGCCGGACACCATCACCCAGCGGATGGCCCAACTGGCGCGTGAAGAACATAATCCGGCCCTGAAACTGGAACGGCTGACCCAGGAGGCCTGAGACGCCCTCCCTGCCCACTGTTCAACCACAAAACGCCTATGAACCACGGCCTGCTCTTCATTCTCTCCGGCCCTTCGGGCAGCGGCAAATCCACGATCACCCACGCGGTGCTGGACAGCATGCCGGGTCTGGTCTTCTCTGTCTCCCACACGACACGAACGCCGCGTCCGGGCGAAAAGGACGGCGTTGACTATCACTTCATCGACCGGGCCGCCTTTCTGGCCCTGCGCGACCGGCAGCCAGGCGGCTTTCTGGAATGGGCCGAGGTGCATGGCCAGCTCTATGGCACCAGTGTGGCCGAGGTCCAGGGCAAGCTGCGCCAGGGTCTGGACATCCTGCTGGATATAGATGTGCAGGGTGCACGCCAGGTCTTGGCCCGCCATCCCGAGGCCATCAGCATCTTCATCTGTCCGCCATCGGCCCAGGCGCTGGCCGAGCGCCTGCAGCGCCGCGCCACCGAGTCCCCCGAAAGCATGGCGCTCCGGCTCAACAATGCCCGCCAGGAACTGGAGCATGCGGCAGACTACAGGTATCTCATCGTGAATGCGGAGCTGGAAAGCGCCATCACCGCCTTCAAAAGCATCATCATCGCCGAGCGGCTGCAGCAGCGGCGCGCGGCGGACGGCACGCCCCTGAGCCAGTCATGGTAAGAGAAAAAAAGCCGGGCCGCCCGGCGCAAAGGCAGTCTCAAGGCCGGGCAGCGGCAGCGAAGGCCACCACGGAGCAAAAAACCCGGACGCCGCAAACCGTGGAGTCCGGTCAGGCCGCGGCAGAGACGGAAGAGCTGATCTGGGGTCTGAACCCGGTCAGGGAGGCGCTGAGCGGAGCGCAAGCCCTGCACGAGCTGCGGGTTGCGGAGGGCAAGGCCGGGCCGCGCCTGCAGGAACTGATCGCTCTGGCGAGACGCCGTGAGGTGCCGCTCCGTTTTGTGCCCATGGCCCGGCTGGGAGCGCCCAGGGATGCCCGGCATCAGGGGGTCGTGGCCCGCCTGGCCGCCGTGCAGACCGTGGAGCTGGCCGCCCTGTTGCAGGACTATGCCGGCCCGCTTCTGATTCTGGACTGCATTCAGGACCCCCACAATCTGGGTTCCATTCTGCGCTCCGCCCTGGCTGCCGGTTTCGAGCGTGTGATTGTCCCCCGGGAGCGCAGCGCCGTGCTGGGCGGCACGGTGGCCAAAAGCTCGGCGGGCGCGCTGAGCCATCTCAGCATCTGCCGCGTGAAGAATATCGCCGAAACCCTGCAATGCTTAAAAGAGTGCGGCTACTGGATATTCGGCGCCGTGGCCGATCCTTATGCGGCCCCGATCTATGCCACGAATTTTCCGGCTGCCTGCTGCCTGGTCATCGGTGGTGAAGGCAGGGGCATCCGGCCGCTGGTGCAAAAACGCTGTGATCAGCTTTTTACCATTCCCATGGCCAGAGGCTTCGATTCCCTGAACGTCTCCGCGGCCGCAGCGGTCATCCTCTTTGAACTCGCCCGCCGGCGTTCGACCGCACAAGAGCCGGCCTTTGCCGGTCATGACCGGTAAGCGCCCGGCCTGCACGATACATGCCGCGCTGGAAGCCGCATCCTGCCCGTCTTGACAGCATGGGGCAAATCCCGTAAGTTTTGCCGCCGTTCACACGGCTGTTGCGCTCCCCTTCCCTCACCCCACCAGGTATCCGCCATGTTTGGAATCGGCCTGCCGGAAATGATCGTCATCTTCGCAGTCGCCCTGCTTGTCGTCGGCCCGGAGAAACTGCCCGAACTGGCCCGTTCGCTCGCCAAGGGGCTCTTCGAGCTGAAACGCACCGTCAACGAGGTCAAAGGCAGCTTTGCCGAGGAAGAGCAGGCGGTCAACGAGGTCAAGGACAATCTGAAAAACGCCGCGGCGGAGCTGCAGAAGCGGGTCCTGCTGGAAGAAAATCCGCCGCCCCCGCCCTGGCAGAATGCGGCTCGGCAGCAGGCGGCATCGGATTCGGAGGCCAGGGCCGGCGAGCCGGAAGCCCAGGCCGATGCGGAGGCCATCCTGGAGGCGCAGGCAGAGGCCGGCAAAGGGGCCGCGAGTCCGGAATTGGTCATTGACGCCGAGCTGGTGGCAGAGGCAGCGGCGCAGCCTCCGGCAGATGAACCGGACAAGGCGAAAGCCAGGCAGGCATGAGCGGGGAATTCGCCGCCTTCCGGCCCCACTACGCCGAGATGCGCCGCCGGCTGGCGCAGACGGTGATTGCCGTTCTCCTCTGCAGCACCGTTGCCTATGTCTGCAAGGACACGCTCACCGCCTGGTGCATGCAGCCGATCCGGCAGGTCTTTCCGGAGATGGGCCAGCTCGTCTACACCAGCCTGCCCGAGGCATTGGTCAGCTACCTGAAGCTGGCGCTCATTGTGGGGCTGATGGTCAGTTTTCCCTATCTCCTGGCCCAGATCTGGCTCTTTGTGGCCCCGGCCCTGCTGAAACGGGAAAGGCTCCTCGTGCTCAAGGTGCTGCCCCTGGCCACGCTGCTCTTTGTGGGCGGGGCGGCCTTTGCCTTTTTTGTGGCCCTGCCGCAGATGCTCCGCTACTTCATGAGCTATGCCGGGCCCGAGCTCATGCCCATGCTCAGGATGGGCCAGTACCTCACCTTCATTGCCCGTATGACCCTGGCCTTTGCTCTGGCCTTTGAAATCCCCTTCCTCATGGTGGTGACCGTACGCACGAGCCTGACCCGCCGTGACCATTTCAGCACCCGGCGGCTCTGGTTCTACGGCGCCATCGCCGTGCTGGCCTTTCTCCTGGCTGCCGGCGATCTGACCGCCACCGTGCTGCTGGCCGTCCCCCTGTGCCTGCTCTACGAATGCGGCATACTGGCCTGCCGGCTCTTTGGCGGTAAAAAGGCCAAAACCTGAAATCTGAACGACGCGGCGGCTGCAGGCCAAATCCTGCTGCAGGAGCGCCCCCGACGGGTGGCGAAGCGCGAAGTGGTGGCGCTTTCTTGTTGCAAAAATCCGGAAAGTATGCCATTTTGGACGCCGTTTCCTGCGCCCTGGCCGGGGGCAGGATGCAGCGCTTTTCGGAACGTAGCGCAGACTGGTAGCGCACCTGAATGGGGTTCAGGGGGTCGGAGGTTCAAATCCTCTCGTTCCGACCAGAAAATCAGGGGCTTGCGGAGTTTTCCGCAAGCCCTTTTTGTTTTGGCTAACCCTTCGCACGGCACAGGCCAGCCCCTTCAGGGCCTGCAATAGCGCCTGGCTGTGCGCCACCCGCAGTTCTCCGCCTCGGCCTGCGGCAAAGTCCGCATCCAGAAGGCTCCTTTGATAGCCGGCTCAGGAGACTTCCCGACGGCTGCAGCCACCGACATAGGGGCGAGCACCTGCATCAGCGCGGTTTCGCCGTGCTTGTTCGCGGCGTTGGGGTTCGCCCCTTCTTGAAGCGCCCTGCGGACGGCGGCCAGGTCGCCCTCCACGCACAGTTGCACAAATTCCGCATCCGGCATGGCAGCCTGGACGGCGGGGGCCACAAGCAGCCCGAGGCAGAGCAGAAACGCCGCCAGGAAGCCGGATGGGCGGCGCAAAAGGGGCCGGGCAGTCGGAATGGGCATGATCTTCCTCACTTTTCGTGCTGTTCGTGTGTTTCGTGGTCGCTCAATGTTTCCCCGTCGTCTGCCACAAAGTGATCGAAGTGGAACCAGTCGGCGGGATGGCTGCGTAGGGCCTGCTCCAGCAGGGCAGCGTAGTGCTCCGCAGCCTCCTGCAGCGCGAGAGCGCGGTTTTGCCTCTTGCCCTGCGGCCCGGCCGGCGCCAGGAGCGGCGCTGACAGCGTGAAGTGGTAGCTGCCCCGACCAGTGCGGAAGGCGAAAAAGGCGAAAACCGGCGCGCCCGCGAGCCAGGCCATGACAAAGGGCGCGGCCGGGATACGGGCCCGGCCATCCAGAAAGCGCACCGTAAAATGCCGCTGTTCGGGCTTCAGCAGCACATCTCCCGGCATGGACACCACGCCGCCGGACTCCAGAAAGCGGATGCCTTCCACTGCCAGGGCCGGGTTGTTGTCTGCGGCCGCGGCCGCCAGCACCCGCACACCATCGGCCCTGAGCGCCGCCTTCTGCGCCGCCTCCACGCCCTCCCGCTGCTTCTCGCCCATGAAGAGCAGCAGCTTCAGCTCCGGCAGCGCCTGGGGCAGCAGCCTTGCGGCCATCTCCCAGTTGCCCAGGTGGGACATCAACAGCACCGCGCCCCGGGCCTGCAGGCAGCCTTTCAGTTGCTCCAGACCTTCGGTTGTGAAGTCGATGCTATGGCAGCGCGCCCGGAAACGGTCGCTGTGAATGGTGGTAAAGCGCTGATATTGCAGGAAGACAGCCAGTTGCCGACCTGCGGCGGAGCGCTCCGGAAAGAGTCTGCCGTAAAAACGCAGGCCTGCCTCCTTGCGCGGCGAAAAGAAAAAATAGCCGACCGCGACCAGCCGGGCGAATGCAGTCAGCAACCAGGGCCCGGTCACGCGGGCGCAGCTTTCCAGCAGGCGGTACCAGAAGCGACTGTTCATCGCCGCCAGAGGTTGAGGAAAAAGAGCCGGGCAAACACGGCGCTGTTGCGGCAAAAATCGCGCCAGGGCCGGAAGTGGCTGATACGCTCGCCTTTTGGCTGATAGACCACGCTCACCGGCGCTTCAACCAGGGGCAGGCGCGCCCAGTTCGCCCGAACCAGCACTTCCACCTCAAACTGGTAGCGGCTGGACCTCGCGTCCAGGGCCAGCGTTTCCGGCAGCGGACAGAGCCGAAAGCCGGACTGGGTGTCGGCAAGCCAGGGCCCGCCGCAGGCCCAGACCCAGAAGTTGGAAAAGCCGCGGCCCGCCCGGCTGGTCCAGGGCACATGCTCGCCCGCCATGCCGCTCCGCGTGCCGATGACCAGGGGCCGCACGCTGCTGGCCGCGGCCGCTGCCAGAAGCCTGCTGCCGTCCGCCGCCCTGTGCTGGCCGTCGGCATCCATGCAGAGCGCCCAGTCAAAGCCCGCGGCCAGTACCGCGCTGAAAGCGGTTTTCAGGGCCGCGCCCTTGCCCCGGTTTTCCGCATGACGCAGGACGGTGAGATCCGCGTATTCCGGCTGCGACGCGAGTTCCGCCAAAAGGGCCGCCGTCCGGTCGGTCGAGCCATCATCCACCACAAAAAGCGGCAAGCCGAGCTGCCGGGCGTCGGCCAGCACTGCGGCCAGCCGCGAACCGTGGTTATAGGCCGGGATGACCAGGGCTGCCCGCAGCATCACCAATCACCAAGCCTAGGACAAAGGGCCAGCGCCCAGGTGCCCGGCCCCATGTGCACGCCGGAGCTGAGCGAGAGCGGCGCCACCTGCAGCTCGCTGTCCGGCAGGATGGCCCGGATCTGCGGCGCCATTGCCTCGCGCACCCAGGCTTCGTTGTCGCTGTACTCCAGCAGCAGCAGCTCCGGCCGGCCCTGCTTCGCGAGCGCCCGCAAACGCGCCAGCACGAAATCCCGCTGCGCGGCCTGACTGTGCGCCAGGGCCAGCCTGCGCACGCCTTCGGCCTCCGGGCTGATAACGGGCCTGATGCCAAGCAGACCCGAGGCCAGTCCGCTCAGCCTGGAGATGCGGCCACTTCGGGCCAGATAGCGCAAATCGGCAATGCACACGTATTCCTCGCAGACTGCGCACAGCTTCCGGACAAATGCCAGCAGGAGTTCCATGTCCGCCAGCCGGCGCGCCGCCCGGGCCGCCATGAGGGCGATGACCGCCAGGCGGCCGGAAGCCGCGCCGCTGTCCACGGCGAAAAAGGACTGCCCGCCCTGCCCTGCCTGAAAGGCCGCGGCTGCCGCAAAGTTGCCGGTATAGACCGAACCAACCGCAAGATAGAGGACCGGCCCCGGCTGCTCCAGGGCGCTCTGAAAATGCTGCCGCCGCTCGTTCTGCGAGGCCTGCGCCGTGCTGACGCGCTGCCCCGCACGCAGGGCCGCATAGATGGCGGCCGGGTCCCAGAGCGTCTCCGGTCTGGAGATGCCGCCGCAGATGACGTGGCTGTCCAGAAGTACAATGCCTTCCTGCCTGGCCAGCGGCCGGGGCAGCGACCCCGCGGCGTCGCAGAGCAGGCGCACGAAACCCGCCTCA
This region includes:
- the pal gene encoding peptidoglycan-associated lipoprotein Pal — its product is MRGRKALVIVAAMLMVCSLGLTGCSKKKAKTAPEQPSDLPESGMMSEPLDSTGDSGIMEGRTSGPMVPVYFAFDSSSIEGEQTARMETNADFLKKNPNVSIRVEGNCDPRGTKEYNLALGERRAQSGKNYLSSLGVDASRITTISFGEEKLLLFGHDEVSWAQNRRDDFVITDR
- a CDS encoding OmpH family outer membrane protein, with protein sequence MKGLKCIVAGLCMAVLCCFSGLSGQAGAAELKVGVVNMQKVFSSSNAGRRAQNIIEQKAKSYEASFKKDKDALRAMRDEIDKKNSAWSNEVKREKITAFQKKSAELASKEREANMEIRKLQERHVQPVLKKLEEVIQKEAKSGNYDLILPNNAILFAASQLDITDDVTRALDAAMK
- a CDS encoding bifunctional heptose 7-phosphate kinase/heptose 1-phosphate adenyltransferase, which gives rise to MSDLRTLVPRFTGLHVLVIGDIILDHFVRGKASRISPEAPVPVVSVQREEYLLGGSANVLSNIVALGGRAEICGMIGQDPMGDKVLGLLSMVGDVGKGIVRTGRPTTLKTRVLAQGQQVVRIDREETGPLPAGALERLMDWLGCNLSRFDAVLVSDYAKGMVSESTMQTLRHALDDARRTSGRPIPWVVDPKPVNMPHFAGASIITPNHHEAARMSGLPIRGEENLLAAARAIQDELALQAVLITRGSGGMALLENDRPMQLIPTVAKEVFDVTGAGDTVAATLALGLAAGGSMSEAARLANHAAGIVVGKIGTAAVSVPELLAALPPA
- a CDS encoding YicC/YloC family endoribonuclease, which encodes MSARSMTGFGHGEAGGPERLWTAEIRTVNHRFLDQKISLPRGFAHFEEPVRKLVAARLSRGHVEVQLSADGEKAARVQLTLNLELARQYHGCLQRLVQDFALEGGIRLADLLTLRDLVSIEEKSPDMEQEWQLASAALDQALGACTRMREQEGRSLKTELSGRLQLLSSMVDSVAAQSPELLRQRQNELGERVRKLLAGVDLDPMRLAQECAIMADKSDITEEIARLRSHIGQFGNFLEQDEAVGRRLDFLLQEFLREVNTLCSKCTNAGIAQLGVAMKNEIEKLREQVQNIE
- a CDS encoding extracellular matrix/biofilm biosynthesis regulator RemA family protein, giving the protein MDNGLLHVGFGNAVMIRRILAVVNPGSAPVRKLKEEARMEKKIIDVTEGRRTRSILILDSGHLMLSSVQPDTITQRMAQLAREEHNPALKLERLTQEA
- the gmk gene encoding guanylate kinase; its protein translation is MNHGLLFILSGPSGSGKSTITHAVLDSMPGLVFSVSHTTRTPRPGEKDGVDYHFIDRAAFLALRDRQPGGFLEWAEVHGQLYGTSVAEVQGKLRQGLDILLDIDVQGARQVLARHPEAISIFICPPSAQALAERLQRRATESPESMALRLNNARQELEHAADYRYLIVNAELESAITAFKSIIIAERLQQRRAADGTPLSQSW
- the rlmB gene encoding 23S rRNA (guanosine(2251)-2'-O)-methyltransferase RlmB — translated: MVREKKPGRPAQRQSQGRAAAAKATTEQKTRTPQTVESGQAAAETEELIWGLNPVREALSGAQALHELRVAEGKAGPRLQELIALARRREVPLRFVPMARLGAPRDARHQGVVARLAAVQTVELAALLQDYAGPLLILDCIQDPHNLGSILRSALAAGFERVIVPRERSAVLGGTVAKSSAGALSHLSICRVKNIAETLQCLKECGYWIFGAVADPYAAPIYATNFPAACCLVIGGEGRGIRPLVQKRCDQLFTIPMARGFDSLNVSAAAAVILFELARRRSTAQEPAFAGHDR
- a CDS encoding twin-arginine translocase TatA/TatE family subunit, which translates into the protein MFGIGLPEMIVIFAVALLVVGPEKLPELARSLAKGLFELKRTVNEVKGSFAEEEQAVNEVKDNLKNAAAELQKRVLLEENPPPPPWQNAARQQAASDSEARAGEPEAQADAEAILEAQAEAGKGAASPELVIDAELVAEAAAQPPADEPDKAKARQA
- the tatC gene encoding twin-arginine translocase subunit TatC, yielding MSGEFAAFRPHYAEMRRRLAQTVIAVLLCSTVAYVCKDTLTAWCMQPIRQVFPEMGQLVYTSLPEALVSYLKLALIVGLMVSFPYLLAQIWLFVAPALLKRERLLVLKVLPLATLLFVGGAAFAFFVALPQMLRYFMSYAGPELMPMLRMGQYLTFIARMTLAFALAFEIPFLMVVTVRTSLTRRDHFSTRRLWFYGAIAVLAFLLAAGDLTATVLLAVPLCLLYECGILACRLFGGKKAKT
- a CDS encoding ankyrin repeat domain-containing protein — encoded protein: MPIPTARPLLRRPSGFLAAFLLCLGLLVAPAVQAAMPDAEFVQLCVEGDLAAVRRALQEGANPNAANKHGETALMQVLAPMSVAAAVGKSPEPAIKGAFWMRTLPQAEAENCGWRTARRYCRP
- a CDS encoding lysophospholipid acyltransferase family protein, which codes for MNSRFWYRLLESCARVTGPWLLTAFARLVAVGYFFFSPRKEAGLRFYGRLFPERSAAGRQLAVFLQYQRFTTIHSDRFRARCHSIDFTTEGLEQLKGCLQARGAVLLMSHLGNWEMAARLLPQALPELKLLLFMGEKQREGVEAAQKAALRADGVRVLAAAAADNNPALAVEGIRFLESGGVVSMPGDVLLKPEQRHFTVRFLDGRARIPAAPFVMAWLAGAPVFAFFAFRTGRGSYHFTLSAPLLAPAGPQGKRQNRALALQEAAEHYAALLEQALRSHPADWFHFDHFVADDGETLSDHETHEQHEK
- a CDS encoding glycosyltransferase family 2 protein, whose translation is MLRAALVIPAYNHGSRLAAVLADARQLGLPLFVVDDGSTDRTAALLAELASQPEYADLTVLRHAENRGKGAALKTAFSAVLAAGFDWALCMDADGQHRAADGSRLLAAAAASSVRPLVIGTRSGMAGEHVPWTSRAGRGFSNFWVWACGGPWLADTQSGFRLCPLPETLALDARSSRYQFEVEVLVRANWARLPLVEAPVSVVYQPKGERISHFRPWRDFCRNSAVFARLFFLNLWRR
- a CDS encoding DegV family protein, which gives rise to MIALRQAFAAAYERLAARAGLLDRINVFPVADGDTGVNLRLSLAPLHDATSPAALCRSLLQQGATGNSGNIAVAFFPPLLALAEDAGPEALLAACAAGSRLARGAVLAPQDGTMLDVMSGLAACSPEQSIPDILDRLAGAVRATAHMLPAMRQAGVVDAGALGLFCFFEGFFAAWSGDEGLLQAPGARFPGLLRARLPEAEADPASCINLTLQGQADAALLATLGESVVARRDGGLLHLHLHSHDPEATRAALQSVGEITAWHAESMQAATLPPEAGFVRLLCDAAGSLPRPLARQEGIVLLDSHVICGGISRPETLWDPAAIYAALRAGQRVSTAQASQNERRQHFQSALEQPGPVLYLAVGSVYTGNFAAAAAFQAGQGGQSFFAVDSGAASGRLAVIALMAARAARRLADMELLLAFVRKLCAVCEEYVCIADLRYLARSGRISRLSGLASGLLGIRPVISPEAEGVRRLALAHSQAAQRDFVLARLRALAKQGRPELLLLEYSDNEAWVREAMAPQIRAILPDSELQVAPLSLSSGVHMGPGTWALALCPRLGDW